From one Candidatus Chromulinivoraceae bacterium genomic stretch:
- a CDS encoding CBS domain-containing protein: MMWFLAVLCLFTLTLLVGVASIAPVRSLLSTAELERRYARGNKDARLQLRQDELWPVITSLQRALVAFLLVVLIALLIPTFGWLVGLIVAFLIALEYNSLSQFQLVRKYTQPLYDQYETKILDFAERYRRGAFRLITNSTLDGHMAKHLDSREELEQLVQESDDLSVDEKKLITHGLTFGERLVSEIMTPRGAIDSISKKELLGPLVLDDLHKTGHSRFPVTDNDIDHVVGMLHIQDLLILDGRQRSSTAEKAMEPRVFYIREDQTLQHALAAFLRTRHHLFIVVNEFRETVGLLSLEDIMEALLGRKIIDEFDMHEDLRAVAKRNSAHNNEPKNHEDV, translated from the coding sequence ATGATGTGGTTTTTAGCCGTTCTTTGCCTTTTTACACTTACTCTACTGGTAGGTGTAGCAAGTATTGCGCCTGTACGTAGTTTGCTAAGTACGGCAGAACTTGAACGTCGTTATGCTCGTGGCAATAAGGATGCACGGCTACAGTTACGGCAAGATGAGCTCTGGCCTGTCATTACGTCGCTTCAGCGTGCGCTTGTGGCCTTTCTCCTCGTCGTTCTTATAGCGCTACTCATCCCAACCTTTGGCTGGCTCGTTGGTCTTATTGTGGCCTTTCTCATAGCTCTTGAATACAACTCATTGTCACAGTTCCAGCTTGTTCGAAAGTACACTCAGCCGCTCTATGACCAGTATGAAACAAAAATCCTAGATTTTGCTGAGAGATATCGCCGTGGAGCATTTCGACTTATCACTAATAGCACACTCGACGGACATATGGCTAAGCACCTCGATTCCCGCGAGGAACTTGAGCAATTAGTTCAAGAATCGGACGATCTTTCTGTGGATGAAAAAAAGCTCATCACACATGGACTTACGTTTGGCGAACGTCTCGTTAGCGAGATTATGACGCCACGTGGAGCTATAGACAGTATCAGCAAGAAAGAACTGCTTGGCCCACTCGTGCTCGACGATCTACATAAAACCGGTCATAGTCGTTTTCCGGTAACAGACAATGATATCGATCATGTGGTTGGTATGTTGCATATTCAAGATCTTCTCATTCTTGACGGTCGTCAGCGTTCGAGTACAGCTGAGAAGGCTATGGAGCCACGTGTCTTTTATATTAGAGAAGACCAAACTCTCCAGCACGCGCTAGCGGCATTTTTACGGACACGTCACCATTTGTTTATTGTCGTGAATGAATTCCGTGAAACAGTGGGGCTTTTAAGTCTCGAAGATATCATGGAAGCACTGTTAGGGCGTAAGATCATTGACGAATTTGACATGCATGAAGATCTGCGAGCGGTAGCAAAACGTAACAGTGCACATAACAATGAGCCAAAAAATCATGAAGACGTCTAG
- a CDS encoding DsbA family protein, giving the protein MSKKAWIIFASVCIVLLGVLVYLSSKDKVDVSKVDSNVIQNASTQSGNIADHVFGKKDSKVLFVEYGDYQCPGCGSAYPTIKTELTKYQGQIAFVFRNFPLTSLHPNAKAAAAAAEAAGLQGKYWEMHDKLYENQSSWENLSATDRTDYFANFAKDLGLNVDQFKTDMASTSVNEKINFDLALGKKIGVNGTPSLYINGQTIGTDIWGEAAKLDDTIAAALKANNIALPVTTN; this is encoded by the coding sequence GTGAGTAAAAAAGCATGGATTATCTTTGCGAGCGTCTGTATTGTCCTACTCGGCGTACTGGTATATCTTTCAAGCAAAGACAAAGTTGATGTTAGTAAAGTTGATTCTAACGTAATACAGAACGCTTCAACGCAGAGCGGTAATATTGCCGATCATGTATTTGGTAAAAAAGATAGTAAAGTCTTATTCGTTGAATATGGTGACTACCAATGCCCTGGTTGTGGAAGTGCCTACCCAACTATCAAGACAGAGTTGACGAAGTACCAGGGGCAAATCGCCTTCGTATTCCGTAATTTCCCACTTACCAGCCTTCACCCAAATGCAAAAGCTGCAGCAGCTGCCGCTGAAGCTGCGGGGCTTCAGGGAAAATACTGGGAGATGCATGACAAGCTCTACGAAAACCAAAGTAGCTGGGAAAATCTTTCAGCCACTGATCGAACCGACTACTTTGCAAATTTTGCAAAAGATCTTGGTCTAAATGTCGACCAATTTAAAACGGATATGGCTAGCACGAGCGTCAACGAAAAGATTAATTTTGATCTCGCACTAGGTAAGAAAATCGGCGTCAACGGTACTCCTTCGCTTTACATTAACGGCCAAACTATTGGCACTGACATATGGGGTGAAGCTGCTAAGCTAGATGACACTATAGCTGCAGCACTTAAAGCGAATAATATCGCTCTACCTGTCACGACAAATTAG
- a CDS encoding MDR family MFS transporter, which yields MHHHLSLRSKLIIMASVMASLFLVALDQTIISTALGKIVEDFNAYSSLSWVVTAYLITTTITTPIAGKFSDMFGRRLMILIGVVIFTAGSLLSGMSGNINELIMSRAFQGIGGGIITANAFTIVGDLFAARERGRWQGLIGSVFGIASFIGPLLGGFLTESHQVMSWVTDWRWTFFINIPIGVLAFTIIAIFCPPLKHENKPSIDYVGAGLMAVILATLVLALDNTDKVFADLLNSTHMGLFTLRLIMTAIIVVALGAFIFVERRVKEPILRLEFFKSNNFLVLTAVAIFVGAAMMGSILYLTQFNQQVFGASPTTSGLMLLPMIGGLVVASIGTGQLVSRFGKYKRFMIIGFVLSTIAIAALTTLTPSTAFIQEAAIMVFVGAGIGMAMPLMNIAVQNEFDQRYLGMATSSVQLFRGLGSAIGTAVFGSLLTLGIANSLGDMSKDPYVQTLKQAPAITQKLGSLDDANTLLTINSPDVRTKIIDGFDQSLSKAPLPASIVAKAKDDFKTQQDNYSAKIVNAFSESLHTIFVSTAGIMLLALLLSLAIKERPLGAASIEATPGEQ from the coding sequence ATGCACCATCATCTGAGCCTGCGAAGCAAGCTTATTATCATGGCGTCCGTCATGGCAAGTTTGTTTCTTGTGGCGCTCGACCAAACCATTATTTCGACAGCGCTCGGTAAGATCGTTGAAGATTTCAATGCCTACTCATCACTCTCATGGGTGGTAACGGCATACCTTATAACAACCACTATTACGACACCTATCGCTGGTAAGTTCTCGGATATGTTCGGTCGCCGCTTGATGATTCTCATCGGCGTTGTGATCTTTACGGCTGGGTCGCTCCTCAGTGGCATGAGTGGTAATATTAACGAGCTGATTATGTCTCGAGCTTTCCAGGGTATTGGTGGTGGTATTATTACCGCGAATGCCTTTACGATTGTTGGTGACCTTTTTGCAGCTCGTGAACGCGGCCGTTGGCAGGGATTGATTGGTTCAGTCTTTGGTATCGCATCGTTTATTGGGCCACTTCTTGGTGGATTCCTTACCGAATCCCACCAGGTAATGAGCTGGGTGACAGACTGGCGCTGGACATTCTTTATCAACATTCCTATTGGTGTTTTGGCATTTACCATTATCGCGATCTTCTGTCCACCACTTAAGCACGAGAACAAGCCAAGTATCGACTATGTAGGTGCTGGACTGATGGCTGTTATTCTTGCAACACTCGTACTCGCTCTCGACAATACCGATAAGGTCTTCGCCGATCTTCTCAACTCAACGCATATGGGTCTATTTACGCTTCGTCTGATTATGACGGCAATCATCGTAGTTGCTCTTGGCGCGTTTATCTTTGTTGAACGTCGTGTTAAGGAACCTATTCTTCGACTCGAGTTCTTTAAGAGTAATAACTTCCTTGTTCTGACCGCTGTTGCTATCTTTGTAGGTGCGGCTATGATGGGGTCAATCTTGTACCTTACACAGTTCAACCAGCAAGTATTTGGTGCTTCGCCAACAACATCGGGGCTTATGTTGCTTCCGATGATCGGTGGACTCGTCGTCGCCAGTATTGGTACCGGTCAGCTTGTCAGCCGATTCGGCAAATATAAACGCTTTATGATCATTGGATTCGTTCTCTCGACCATTGCTATCGCTGCACTGACAACGCTAACACCGTCGACGGCATTTATCCAAGAAGCTGCAATCATGGTCTTTGTAGGTGCCGGTATCGGTATGGCAATGCCACTCATGAATATCGCCGTTCAGAATGAATTTGATCAACGATATCTCGGTATGGCTACGAGCTCGGTTCAGCTCTTCCGTGGGCTCGGTTCAGCTATCGGTACAGCTGTATTCGGAAGCTTGCTTACACTCGGTATTGCGAACTCACTTGGTGATATGTCAAAAGATCCGTATGTTCAGACTCTTAAGCAAGCCCCTGCGATTACTCAGAAGCTCGGTAGCTTAGATGACGCAAATACGCTTCTAACGATCAACTCACCAGACGTTCGTACGAAGATTATTGATGGCTTTGATCAGTCACTCAGCAAGGCGCCGCTGCCAGCATCTATTGTTGCTAAAGCCAAAGATGACTTTAAGACTCAGCAAGATAACTACAGCGCCAAGATTGTAAACGCTTTCTCGGAGAGTCTTCATACGATCTTTGTGTCGACAGCTGGTATTATGTTGCTAGCATTGCTTCTCAGTCTCGCTATTAAAGAACGTCCATTAGGTGCGGCTTCTATCGAAGCAACTCCCGGCGAACAATAA
- a CDS encoding AbrB/MazE/SpoVT family DNA-binding domain-containing protein codes for MGKPLTTDKKLYGTSTVGTKGQIVIPSDAREELDIKPGDRMYVMSAMHGAGVVLLKEEMLESFVEEMMAQVEVFRTLKKKENKE; via the coding sequence ATGGGTAAACCCCTCACCACTGATAAAAAGTTATATGGCACGTCTACCGTCGGCACAAAAGGTCAGATTGTCATTCCTTCGGATGCCCGCGAGGAGCTTGATATCAAACCTGGTGACCGCATGTATGTCATGAGCGCGATGCATGGTGCGGGCGTTGTTCTTCTCAAGGAAGAAATGCTCGAATCATTCGTTGAAGAAATGATGGCACAAGTAGAAGTATTTCGTACGCTCAAAAAAAAAGAAAATAAGGAGTAG
- a CDS encoding TylF/MycF/NovP-related O-methyltransferase has protein sequence MVQLLRVMSRPLTLLSDQVDAREIEVVLRELGAVLQKGVVGDVVELGCYIGTTSVFLAQRLKGTDCNLYLYDSFEGLPPKTYQDESPAGLQFKTGELLATKKQLIKNLKQANVPMPAIKKGWFSDLTTDDMPAKISFAFLDGDYYHSVRDSLMLIWNQLAPHATIVVDDYANEALPGAAQAVDEWLARHPAKLQVEHSLAIIHT, from the coding sequence GTGGTACAACTGTTAAGAGTTATGTCACGTCCTCTTACCTTGTTATCTGATCAAGTAGATGCCCGCGAAATTGAGGTTGTTTTGCGTGAGCTAGGAGCAGTCTTGCAGAAAGGGGTAGTTGGCGACGTCGTTGAACTCGGTTGTTATATCGGTACAACCAGCGTCTTTTTAGCCCAACGGCTTAAAGGAACTGACTGTAACCTATACTTGTATGACTCGTTCGAAGGGCTGCCTCCAAAAACTTATCAAGATGAAAGTCCTGCGGGCCTTCAGTTTAAAACAGGTGAATTACTTGCGACAAAAAAGCAGCTTATTAAAAATCTCAAGCAGGCGAACGTTCCTATGCCGGCTATTAAGAAAGGCTGGTTTTCTGATTTAACGACAGACGATATGCCAGCCAAAATCTCGTTCGCTTTTTTAGATGGAGACTATTACCATTCGGTACGAGATTCACTTATGCTTATATGGAATCAGCTTGCTCCACATGCTACTATTGTGGTTGATGATTACGCCAATGAGGCGCTTCCTGGAGCAGCTCAAGCTGTGGACGAATGGCTTGCTCGTCATCCGGCAAAATTACAGGTCGAACATTCTCTCGCAATAATTCATACTTGA
- a CDS encoding divalent metal cation transporter: MKETAKKEVHHRSSLRKKEHEAYNISKRVFERRRFSRFVRILGPGIVTGAADDDPSGIATYSQTGAQYGFGLLWVFPFMFPLLLAVQESCSRIGAVTGKGLAAIIKQHYSKKLLFMSVTLVVVANIVNIGSDLGAMAATTQLFVNLPYALLATIYSAIIVLLVVFVNYKTYAKILKWLALALLSYPVTAFLVGQNWGEIFQHTFTTIPSFNLDTMYILVGLLGTTISPYLFFWDTSEIVEEEISKHRLNSKSISPKINKHFLRSVRLDNFTGMALATVTAWFIVIVCASVLFKNGITEINTASDAAHALEPLVNNFPNAGLIAKLIFSVGIIGIGLLAVPVLAGSSSYAISESVGWTEGLYHKFKRAAGFYVVIILATVVGLLINFLGIDPIKALIFTAVFNGIAAVPLLFMIAKVGNNQTIMGEYKNGRVSNFFVRLAFVVMAAAVLVLLFSYLKSL, encoded by the coding sequence ATGAAAGAAACAGCAAAAAAAGAGGTCCACCACCGGAGCTCACTCCGTAAAAAAGAGCACGAAGCCTACAATATTAGTAAGCGTGTGTTTGAGCGACGTCGGTTTAGTCGCTTTGTGCGGATTTTGGGGCCGGGGATTGTCACAGGAGCGGCAGACGATGATCCGTCTGGTATTGCCACTTACTCACAGACCGGTGCGCAGTATGGCTTCGGACTGCTGTGGGTATTTCCTTTTATGTTTCCTCTGCTTCTTGCAGTGCAAGAGAGCTGCTCTCGTATTGGTGCAGTAACTGGTAAGGGTCTGGCTGCGATTATTAAACAACACTATAGTAAAAAGTTGCTATTTATGTCGGTGACTTTGGTCGTTGTTGCGAATATTGTGAATATTGGGTCTGACCTTGGTGCTATGGCCGCTACAACACAATTATTTGTCAATTTGCCGTACGCCCTTCTAGCGACAATATATTCTGCAATCATCGTTCTGCTAGTGGTGTTTGTAAACTACAAGACCTATGCCAAGATTCTTAAGTGGTTGGCACTCGCTCTTTTATCCTACCCTGTAACGGCGTTTTTGGTAGGTCAAAATTGGGGAGAGATTTTTCAACATACGTTTACGACTATTCCAAGTTTCAATCTCGATACGATGTATATATTAGTGGGTCTTTTAGGCACGACTATCTCACCGTATCTATTTTTCTGGGATACGTCTGAGATTGTGGAAGAGGAGATTTCAAAACATCGTCTCAACTCAAAAAGTATTAGTCCTAAAATAAATAAACATTTTTTACGCAGTGTCCGTCTCGATAACTTCACGGGAATGGCGCTCGCGACGGTAACAGCATGGTTTATTGTTATTGTATGCGCGTCGGTATTATTTAAAAATGGTATTACCGAAATCAATACGGCGTCAGATGCAGCTCATGCGCTCGAGCCTCTTGTGAATAATTTTCCAAACGCGGGACTTATAGCCAAACTTATCTTCTCGGTAGGTATTATTGGTATTGGACTTTTGGCGGTCCCAGTCTTGGCTGGTTCATCGTCGTACGCTATTAGCGAATCCGTAGGTTGGACAGAGGGCTTATATCATAAATTTAAACGTGCTGCAGGTTTCTATGTCGTGATTATTCTTGCGACCGTTGTTGGCTTGCTTATTAATTTTCTTGGAATCGACCCTATTAAAGCCCTCATCTTTACGGCGGTGTTTAATGGAATCGCCGCGGTCCCACTTTTATTCATGATCGCAAAGGTAGGTAATAACCAAACAATTATGGGTGAATACAAAAATGGTCGGGTCTCTAACTTTTTTGTGCGTTTGGCGTTTGTCGTAATGGCGGCAGCGGTTTTGGTATTATTATTCTCATACCTAAAGAGCTTGTAG
- a CDS encoding divalent metal cation transporter, producing MKKGLFRKTVETPAELLEKTIETTEDIGRRLQNGKTLKKSRDYWHALGPGLTTGASDDDPSGIATYSQTGAQYGFSLLWLSAFTLPLMAVVQEMCARIGLVTGRGLAANIRSHFSRKVLYVSTLLLFAANAFNIGADLGAMAKAAQLLNPSWNFTVLVIGFTVLTLGLQIFTPYQRYARYLKWLAMVLFAYIASAILAHLNWGEVMSHAFIPTITFNKDELLLICAILGTTISPYLFFWQTSQEVEDEIAQGQTTVLLRRGTSNEQIKSMRLDVWSGMFLSNIVMFFIIAACGAILFPHGIIDIQSAAQAAEALRPFAGDATYFLFAIGIIGTGMLAIPVLAGSNSYAMSESFRWSEGLSKNLKQAYAFYGVIIISMLVGLGINFIGLNPIKALIYSAVANGIVAPMVLVPIVLISSNRKVMGKWVNKKLTTTIGWIVVGIMTAAGIAAIVSLFLS from the coding sequence ATGAAAAAAGGCTTATTTAGAAAAACCGTAGAAACTCCAGCAGAGTTGCTAGAGAAAACGATAGAGACGACCGAAGATATCGGGCGTCGTTTACAAAACGGCAAAACATTAAAAAAGTCTCGTGACTATTGGCATGCACTCGGACCAGGCCTTACAACTGGCGCATCTGATGATGACCCATCTGGTATTGCCACTTACTCACAGACCGGCGCGCAGTACGGCTTTAGCCTTCTATGGCTCTCTGCATTTACACTTCCATTAATGGCCGTTGTTCAGGAAATGTGTGCTCGCATTGGCCTCGTAACAGGGCGCGGTCTTGCCGCAAATATACGTTCGCACTTTTCACGTAAGGTTTTGTATGTTTCTACTCTTTTATTATTCGCAGCAAACGCCTTTAATATAGGAGCTGATCTTGGTGCCATGGCAAAGGCCGCTCAACTACTAAATCCTAGCTGGAACTTTACTGTTCTTGTAATCGGTTTTACAGTCTTGACACTTGGACTTCAGATTTTCACCCCCTATCAGCGCTATGCTAGGTATCTAAAATGGCTTGCAATGGTATTGTTTGCCTATATTGCATCCGCCATTCTCGCACACCTTAACTGGGGTGAGGTTATGTCACACGCCTTTATTCCTACGATTACGTTTAACAAAGATGAGCTTCTACTTATTTGTGCCATTCTCGGTACAACAATTTCACCATACCTGTTTTTTTGGCAGACGTCCCAAGAGGTTGAAGATGAAATTGCCCAAGGCCAAACAACCGTCTTACTACGTCGCGGTACTTCTAACGAGCAGATTAAGAGCATGCGACTTGACGTATGGTCAGGCATGTTCCTCTCTAATATCGTTATGTTCTTCATTATTGCAGCCTGCGGAGCAATTCTCTTTCCTCACGGAATTATCGACATTCAATCCGCTGCACAAGCAGCTGAAGCTCTTCGTCCGTTTGCCGGCGACGCGACCTACTTCTTATTTGCGATTGGTATCATCGGAACAGGTATGCTTGCCATTCCAGTGCTCGCTGGATCTAACTCGTACGCTATGTCGGAAAGCTTTCGTTGGAGTGAGGGTCTAAGTAAAAATCTCAAGCAAGCCTACGCTTTTTATGGAGTCATCATTATCTCTATGCTGGTTGGACTTGGAATTAACTTTATTGGCCTCAACCCAATAAAAGCGCTTATCTACTCAGCTGTTGCGAATGGCATCGTGGCGCCTATGGTTCTCGTCCCGATCGTACTTATAAGTAGCAACCGAAAAGTCATGGGTAAATGGGTCAACAAGAAACTCACCACGACCATTGGCTGGATCGTCGTCGGCATTATGACTGCCGCAGGAATCGCTGCTATCGTTTCTCTATTCTTAAGTTAA
- a CDS encoding AAA family ATPase, protein MRKPRLILLNGFAGSGKTTIGKEYINEHPLTLLIEGDELIVNIGQWLSNELEARSHVFELTKAMTKTHLAVGRDVVLPYLVVDASHVISFEQIATSYGADFYEFLVFNGKDTAIERLMKRGTWGEAGQDPLTEKDKPVIEALYDTMESQLEHRKDAVRIVMDGKTVEAVYDELKGYLKNS, encoded by the coding sequence ATGAGAAAACCACGCCTTATTTTACTTAACGGTTTTGCCGGATCTGGCAAAACCACGATTGGAAAAGAATATATTAACGAGCACCCTCTTACTCTGCTTATTGAGGGAGATGAGCTGATTGTTAACATCGGTCAGTGGCTGTCAAATGAACTTGAAGCTCGCAGCCATGTATTCGAACTTACTAAGGCTATGACAAAAACACATCTTGCTGTGGGTAGGGACGTGGTTTTGCCGTATTTAGTAGTAGACGCCAGTCATGTGATATCTTTTGAGCAGATCGCAACAAGTTATGGTGCTGATTTTTATGAATTTCTAGTATTCAATGGTAAAGATACCGCAATCGAAAGGTTAATGAAGCGTGGAACGTGGGGCGAAGCCGGGCAGGATCCACTCACTGAGAAGGATAAACCCGTTATTGAAGCGCTTTACGACACTATGGAGTCGCAACTTGAACACAGAAAAGACGCTGTCAGGATAGTGATGGACGGCAAAACGGTTGAGGCTGTTTACGATGAACTAAAGGGTTATTTAAAGAATTCGTAA
- a CDS encoding VOC family protein yields the protein MEQKITPNLWFNGNAKEAVDFYISVFPNSEIVATQYYPSSAEEGLADFQKEMAGKELVIEYKLNDQHFTAINAGPEFTFSEAISFAISCKDQEEIDYYWGRLSHVPEAEQCGWCKDQFGLSWQVVPVNMGELMQRPNAYAHMMQMKKLVVNDF from the coding sequence ATGGAACAGAAAATTACGCCTAATCTATGGTTTAATGGCAATGCAAAAGAGGCTGTCGATTTTTACATATCGGTATTTCCGAATAGCGAGATTGTCGCAACACAGTACTATCCAAGTAGTGCTGAAGAGGGTCTTGCTGATTTCCAGAAGGAGATGGCGGGTAAAGAACTGGTCATCGAATATAAACTGAACGACCAGCACTTCACTGCTATTAATGCGGGTCCAGAGTTTACGTTTAGTGAGGCGATTTCATTTGCGATTTCTTGTAAGGATCAAGAAGAAATTGATTACTACTGGGGAAGGCTATCGCATGTCCCTGAGGCTGAGCAATGTGGCTGGTGCAAAGATCAGTTTGGTTTAAGCTGGCAGGTTGTGCCTGTCAACATGGGCGAGCTCATGCAGCGACCGAACGCCTACGCACACATGATGCAAATGAAGAAACTGGTTGTTAACGATTTTTAG
- a CDS encoding AAA family ATPase, giving the protein MQRLIIIRGNSGSGKSTVAKKLQHKMGYGTMLIPQDVVRREILRVKDETDNPSIQLVYDLAMYGSKIGYNVIVEGIFVDERYGDTLRRLIEDFNGQAFVYYFDIPIETTLKRHITKPNAHEFGEKELRSLWVEKDYLGVVNEKYIPVHMKEDEIVEMFLDDVRRHDMVR; this is encoded by the coding sequence ATGCAGCGACTCATCATCATTAGGGGGAACTCCGGTAGTGGAAAATCTACGGTCGCTAAAAAACTGCAGCATAAAATGGGCTACGGGACGATGCTTATTCCACAGGACGTGGTTCGCCGGGAGATACTGCGAGTAAAGGATGAGACAGACAATCCAAGCATTCAGCTTGTGTACGATCTTGCGATGTACGGCAGTAAGATTGGTTATAACGTTATCGTTGAGGGTATCTTTGTAGATGAGAGGTACGGTGACACGCTCCGTAGGTTGATAGAGGATTTTAACGGACAAGCTTTTGTCTACTATTTCGATATACCTATTGAAACAACATTAAAGCGGCATATTACCAAGCCCAATGCTCATGAATTTGGTGAAAAAGAGTTGCGTAGTTTGTGGGTGGAAAAAGACTATCTGGGTGTTGTAAATGAAAAATATATTCCAGTTCACATGAAAGAAGATGAGATTGTTGAAATGTTCTTAGACGATGTCAGGCGGCATGACATGGTACGATAA
- a CDS encoding NUDIX hydrolase: MKKVAKLVIVDPRGRHLLMYRSNHPVFGDDPDLPGGTLEEGEQPLETMVREVYEEAGIVIDGATVQEVYVGTDYSTRGTQDSLYMTALQATPQVLMSWEHSSYEWLTRDAFLEKAKSANDTYMHMVYDVMNAMKVDDYVQSSE, from the coding sequence ATGAAAAAAGTAGCCAAACTCGTTATCGTTGACCCTCGCGGTCGACACCTACTAATGTATAGGAGTAACCATCCTGTTTTTGGAGATGATCCTGATCTCCCGGGTGGTACATTAGAAGAAGGCGAGCAGCCACTCGAGACAATGGTTCGTGAAGTTTACGAAGAGGCTGGTATCGTGATTGATGGAGCCACGGTGCAAGAAGTTTATGTAGGTACGGACTATTCTACGCGTGGAACGCAGGACTCATTGTATATGACTGCACTACAAGCTACACCTCAGGTACTGATGAGTTGGGAGCATTCTAGTTATGAATGGCTCACCCGAGATGCATTTCTAGAAAAAGCGAAAAGTGCCAACGATACCTACATGCATATGGTATATGATGTTATGAACGCAATGAAAGTTGATGATTATGTACAAAGTTCAGAATGA
- a CDS encoding glycosyltransferase family 2 protein: MKVFIQVPCLNEEDTLPLVLKSMPKSIPGVDKIEVLIIDDGSTDKTIAVAKKLGVKHFVKHAHNQGLARSFHDGINYALAHGADIVVNTDGDNQYPQERIGDLVQPILRNEADMVIGDRQTHQIAHFSRFKKTMQRFGTYVVNQAAGSNLPDAASGFRAYSRESLYRLNVITQFSYTMETIVQAGNKHLRITSLAIDTNPKMRESRLFKNSWHHMAKSAQAITRSYFMFKPFAFFGWLGLFLFIAGSIPFISYAINKLVSQHSGAHLQSLILGVTLVTASLLSLALGVIADLQRINRVLHEDTLERLKRIEFGRDKTQNLQSDE; this comes from the coding sequence ATGAAGGTTTTTATTCAGGTGCCCTGTCTAAATGAAGAGGACACTTTACCGCTTGTACTAAAGAGTATGCCGAAGTCTATCCCAGGTGTCGATAAGATAGAGGTCTTGATTATCGATGATGGATCAACAGATAAGACTATAGCTGTCGCCAAAAAACTAGGTGTCAAACATTTTGTGAAGCACGCCCACAACCAGGGTCTTGCTCGGTCATTCCATGACGGAATTAACTATGCTCTTGCTCATGGTGCTGATATTGTCGTCAACACTGACGGAGATAACCAATATCCTCAAGAACGTATCGGTGATCTTGTACAGCCAATTCTTCGTAATGAAGCTGACATGGTAATTGGCGACCGTCAGACTCATCAGATTGCTCATTTTTCCCGCTTCAAAAAGACTATGCAACGCTTTGGCACCTATGTCGTCAACCAAGCAGCAGGCAGTAATCTACCAGACGCTGCAAGCGGCTTTCGTGCGTATTCACGCGAGTCACTTTATCGACTAAATGTCATCACACAGTTTAGCTACACCATGGAAACAATCGTTCAGGCTGGGAATAAGCATTTACGTATAACGAGTCTCGCAATTGACACAAACCCGAAAATGCGTGAATCACGCTTATTTAAAAATAGCTGGCACCACATGGCAAAATCAGCTCAAGCTATTACGCGCAGTTATTTTATGTTTAAGCCATTTGCTTTCTTTGGTTGGTTGGGACTGTTCTTGTTTATTGCCGGTTCGATACCGTTTATCAGCTACGCTATCAATAAACTCGTGAGCCAACACAGTGGTGCTCACCTACAATCTCTCATATTGGGAGTAACCCTCGTAACAGCATCTCTACTATCATTGGCGCTTGGTGTTATTGCCGATCTTCAACGAATTAACCGCGTTTTACATGAGGACACACTCGAGCGACTAAAACGAATAGAATTCGGTAGAGACAAGACACAGAATTTACAATCAGATGAGTAA